The Stigmatopora argus isolate UIUO_Sarg chromosome 16, RoL_Sarg_1.0, whole genome shotgun sequence genome has a window encoding:
- the tmem203 gene encoding transmembrane protein 203: MLFSLRELVQWLGFATFELFLHLFALLVFSMLVALRVDMFTPRLSWWLVFVPLFAADGLSTYFTAIVSIRLYQENEKRLAVLRLLWVLTMLSLKLVCEVLLCQKLAEQEQARDLGYGLIVSPLFILLQLLMIRACRVN; the protein is encoded by the coding sequence ATGCTGTTCTCCCTGCGTGAACTTGTGCAGTGGCTAGGTTTCGCCACGTTCGAACTCTTTCTCCACTTATTTGCTTTGCTGGTCTTCAGCATGCTGGTTGCGCTGCGAGTAGACATGTTCACCCCCAGGTTGAGCTGGTGGCTGGTGTTTGTCCCGCTGTTTGCCGCGGACGGTCTCAGCACCTACTTCACGGCCATAGTGTCCATTCGCCTTTACCAGGAGAATGAGAAACGCCTGGCGGTGCTGCGGCTGCTCTGGGTGCTGACCATGCTCAGCCTGAAGCTGGTGTGTGAGGTGCTGCTGTGTCAGAAACTGGCGGAACAAGAACAGGCTAGAGACCTCGGGTACGGACTAATCGTCTCGCCGCTGTTCATCCTTCTGCAATTGCTGATGATAAGAGCATGTCGGGTTAACTGA
- the alad gene encoding delta-aminolevulinic acid dehydratase — MQTPAQSIIHSGYFHPTLRYWQTCATNIKPENLIYPIFITDSADAVEPIGSLPGLARYGVNKLEGMLQPLVENGLKCVLIFGVPANIEKDESGSGADTDDTPAVMAVKKIRSLFPDLLVACDVCLCPYTSHGHCGILNEDGSLNNDMSCLRLAEVALSYAKAGCHIIAPSDMMDGRVGAIKQALLSNGLGNRVSVLSYSAKFASCYYGPFRDAAQSKPAFGDRRCYQLPPGARGLAIRAVERDVREGADMLMVKPGLPYLDIVREVKDKFPTHPLAVYNVSGEFAMMWHGAQAGAFDLKAAVMEAMTAFRRAGADIIITYYTPQLLNWLKE; from the exons ATGCAGACACCAGCGCAGTCCATCATTCATAGTGGCTACTTCCACCCAACACTCAGATACTGGCAGACCTGTGCTACAAATATAAAACCTGAAAACTTAATCTACCCAATTTTCATCAC AGACAGTGCCGATGCAGTGGAGCCCATTGGTAGCCTGCCTGGACTAGCCAG ATATGGGGTGAACAAACTGGAGGGAATGCTGCAGCCACTTGTAGAGAACGGCCTAAAATGTGTGCTGATCTTTGGGGTCCCGGCAAATATAGAAAAG GATGAAAGTGGTTCAGGGGCAGACACTGATGACACGCCAGCCGTGATGGCCGTAAAGAAGATCAGATCCTTGTTTCCCGACCTGTTGGTGGCTTGTGACGTTTGCTTGTGTCCTTACACGTCACACGGTCATTGTG GTATCTTAAATGAAGATGGTTCTCTGAATAATGATATGAGCTGCTTGAGACTGGCAGAAGTGGCACTGTCCTACGCCAAAGCtg GTTGTCACATTATTGCTCCCTCTGATATGATGGATGGGAGAGTTGGAGCCATAAAACAAGCGCTGCTTTCTAATGGTTTAGGAAACAGG GTTTCAGTGCTGAGCTACAGTGCTAAATTTGCCTCATGTTATTACGGTCCTTTCAG AGATGCTGCACAGTCCAAGCCAGCTTTTGGGGACAGGCGCTGCTATCAGCTCCCTCCTGGAGCGAGAGGTCTTGCTATCCGGGCTGTG GAGCGAGATGTAAGAGAAGGAGCTGATATGTTGATGGTAAAACCAGGTCTGCCATATTTGGACATTGTGAGAGAAGTCAAAGACAAG TTCCCCACACATCCTCTTGCTGTATATAATGTGTCGGGCGAGTTTGCCATGATGTGGCATGGAGCGCAAGCTGGAGCCTTTGACCTGAAAGCCGCCGTCATGGAAGCTATGACCGCTTTTCGCAGAGCAG GTGCGGACATTATTATCACCTACTACACTCCTCAGTTGCTCAACTGGCTGAAAGAATGA